The Budorcas taxicolor isolate Tak-1 chromosome 18, Takin1.1, whole genome shotgun sequence genome window below encodes:
- the BLVRB gene encoding flavin reductase (NADPH): protein MVVKKIALFGATGNTGLTTLAQAVQAGYEVTVLVRDPSRLPSEGPQPAHVVVGDVRQPADVDKTVAGQDAVVVLLGTRNDLSPTTVMSEGAQNIVAAMKAHGVDKVVACTSAFLLWDPSKVPPRLQDVTDDHVRMHKVLQQSGLKYVAVMPPHIGDHPLTGAYTVTLDGRGPSRVISKHDLGHFMLRCLTTDEYDGHTTYPSHVYE from the exons ATGGTCGTCAAGAAGATTGCCCTTTTCGGCGCCACCGGCAACACCGGACTCACCACGCTGGCGCAGGCGGTGCAAGCAG GCTATGAGGTGACGGTGCTGGTGCGGGACCCCTCCAGGCTGCCCTCAGAGGGGCCCCAGCCGGCCCACGTGGTGGTGGGCGACGTCCGGCAGCCGGCCGATGTGGACAAGACTGTGGCTGGGCAGGACGCTGTCGTCGTGCTGCTGGGCACCCGCAATGACCTCA GTCCTACCACAGTGATGTCCGAGGGTGCCCAGAACATTGTGGCGGCCATGAAGGCCCATGGCGTGGACAAGGTCGTGGCCTGCACCTCGG CCTTCCTACTGTGGGACCCTTCCAAGGTGCCCCCAAGACTGCAGGATGTGACCGATGACCATGTCCGGATGCACAAGGTACTGCAGCAGTCGGGCCTGAAGTATGTGGCCGTGATGCCACCACATATAG GAGACCACCCGTTGACTGGGGCCTACACGGTGACTCTGGATGGACGAGGGCCCTCGAGGGTCATCTCCAAACACGACCTGGGCCACTTCATGCTGCGCTGCCTCACCACCGATGAGTACGACGGGCACACCACCTACCCCTCCCATGTGTATGAATAG
- the SERTAD3 gene encoding SERTA domain-containing protein 3, whose product MVGGLKRKHSDLEEEEEDEKWDWSPAGLRSYQQALLRISLDKVQRSLGPRAPSLRRHVLIHNTLQQLQAALCLTPAPALPPEPLFLGEEDFSLSATIGSILRELETSMDETEPPQNPAAPPSPQNEVLSQPDPVFLEALSSRYLGDSGLDDFFLDIDTSAVEKEPVVAPPEPPHNLFCAPGSWEWNELDHIMEIILGS is encoded by the coding sequence ATGGTAGGAGGCCTGAAGAGGAAGCACTCAGAtctggaggaagaagaagaggatgagaagTGGGACTGGAGTCCAGCAGGCCTCCGGAGCTACCAGCAAGCCCTGCTCCGCATCTCCCTAGACAAAGTCCAGCGAAGCCTAGGCCCCCGAGCACCCAGCCTTCGCAGGCACGTGCTCATCCACAACACCCTCCAGCAGCTCCAAGCGGCGCTTTGCCTGACTCCTgcacctgccctgcccccagagcCCCTCTTCCTGGGCGAGGAGGACTTCTCGCTGTCGGCAACCATTGGCTCTATTCTCCGGGAGCTGGAGACCTCCATGGATGAGACCGAGCCACCTCAGAATCCAGCAGCTCCCCCAAGCCCCCAGAATGAAGTGCTTTCCCAGCCCGATCCAGTCTTCTTAGAAGCTCTGAGCTCCCGGTACCTGGGGGACTCAGGCCTGGATGACTTCTTCCTGGACATTGACACATCTGCAGTGGAGAAGGAGCCTGTAGTGGCCCCACCAGAACCTCCTCACAACCTTTTCTGTGCCCCAGGGTCCTGGGAATGGAATGAACTAGATCACATCATGGAAATCATTCTGGGATCCTAA